TAGAACACCTGAGAGGCGAAGTTGCAACGCTGCCAGGCAATCGAGAAAAGGCTCAGGCTCTTTTGTGAGCAGATCGTAAGGCAATCTCACCCGAGACGAGCGAGCATGAGAACAGGCGAGAACCTCGGGCTGCAATCAAAACACTCACTTCAGCAGTGTTAAAAAAGTGACAAAACATCTGTGAAGTTGTTCCTGGTAGCAGCATCCATCTCCTGGCACAATTGCTGGTGCAGGGTTCTGAAGAGCGAGCAACCCTGACCGAGCCGAAATCAGAGGAATAGCCACGAAGGAGAGACATCCACATGATTGACTGGTACCATCTCGTGCTCTTCTTGCATATTCTGGGGGCCCTGGGCCTCTTCATGGGGGTAGCGGTGCAGCTGATCAGTATGCAGGGAGCACGCCGGGCGCAGAGCGTAGAGGCTGTCCGTCTCTGGAGCAGCGTACTTCGACCCCTGGGGAGATTCATGCTGCTGACCTCCTTGCTCATCTTGTTCGCTGGCCTGGCCATGTTGCTGGAGGCCTGGGGCTGGAGCCAGGCCTGGCTCGATATCTCGCTGGTTCTCTTTCTCCTCACCGGCCTGGTGGCCTCACGGGTCAATAGCGCTCATGGGCGCCGCCTCGGCTCCCAGTTGGCACGCGCCGGAGCGGGACCGGTTAGCCCAGAGCTACGCCAGCTCCTGACGCATCCCCTGCCCTGGACCACGACAATTACAACCTCGACCCTGGCCGTCGGCATCGTGTTCTTAATGGTCATGAAGCCAGACTGGATCGGCTCGCTCCTGACAGTCGCCGTTGCTGCCCTCATCAGCGCAGCCATGTCGGGTCTGGTGATTCGCCAGGGTGGAACCGGCCCGGCTATGACTCCCCAGGACCAGGAGTCGCTTTCAGCTTCACAGACCGCCAACCGGCGGTGAGCTGAGGATCTGCCTGTCAACACAGCATGCGCGGCGAGCCATGAGCCTGGCCAGGAGGCCGCTGGCGCGCAGGCACCAGCGAACCTGGACAGTACTGGCCAGGCTCTCTCGCCCCCAAGAAAAGGGTGTTGACTAATTGAGCCACCCGCGTTATAATAATGTCTCAAGCCGTTGTGTGAGCCACATTCCTCAGAAATAGTAGAACACCTGAGAGGCAAAGTTGCAACGCCGCCGGGCAATCGAGAAAAGGCTCAGGCTCTTTTGTGAGGGGACCGTAAGGCCTCTCACCAGAGGCGGGCGAGCAGGAGAATAGACAAGCCCCTTGAGCAGCTATCAAAACTCTCACGTTTCAGCAGTGTTAAGAAAGCAATAAAAGATCTGTGAAATTGTGCCTGGCCACAGGAGCCATCTCTCGGTAGAATGGCTGACACAGAGACCAGGAAAGGCCAGTAACTCTGACTGATCTGAAATCACTAGAAGTGGAGTAGTCAAGAAAGAGAGACATCCACATGATCGACTGGTACCATCTCGTACTCTTCTTGCATATTCTGGGCACCCTCGGCTTCTTCATGGGGATAGCCGTGCAGTTGATTGGCATGCTGAGAGCACGCCAGGCCCAGAGCGTAGAGGCTGTCCGTCTCTGGAGCAGCATGCTCCGGCCCCTAGGGAGATTTATGCCGCTGGCGTCCTTGCTCATCTTTTTCGCTGGCCTGGCCTTGTTGTTGGGGTCCTGGGGCTGGAGCCACGCCTGGCTCGATGTCTCGCTGGTTCTCTTTCTGCTCGCTGGCCTGGCGACCGCTCACATCAATAGCACTCATGGGCACCGCCTCGGCGCTCTGCTGGCAGGCTCCGGAGCAGGACCGGTTAGCCCAGAGCTGCGCCAGATCCTGACGCATCCGCTA
The sequence above is a segment of the Thermogemmatispora onikobensis genome. Coding sequences within it:
- a CDS encoding DUF2269 family protein, translating into MIDWYHLVLFLHILGTLGFFMGIAVQLIGMLRARQAQSVEAVRLWSSMLRPLGRFMPLASLLIFFAGLALLLGSWGWSHAWLDVSLVLFLLAGLATAHINSTHGHRLGALLAGSGAGPVSPELRQILTHPLPWTTTITNSILAIGILFLMVIKPGWLGSLLTVAAAFVIGAIISGLVIRQGRNDPAMTPQDQGPLPASQTANQR
- a CDS encoding DUF2269 family protein, coding for MIDWYHLVLFLHILGALGLFMGVAVQLISMQGARRAQSVEAVRLWSSVLRPLGRFMLLTSLLILFAGLAMLLEAWGWSQAWLDISLVLFLLTGLVASRVNSAHGRRLGSQLARAGAGPVSPELRQLLTHPLPWTTTITTSTLAVGIVFLMVMKPDWIGSLLTVAVAALISAAMSGLVIRQGGTGPAMTPQDQESLSASQTANRR